Within the Pirellulales bacterium genome, the region CGGCCGGGATTATACGATCGAAATCGTGTGCCCGGAGTTCACTTCCGTCTGTCCGAAGACCGGGCAGCCGGATTTCGGCACGCTGACGATCCACTACGTGCCCGCTGCTCGCTGCGTCGAACTGAAAAGCCTAAAGCTCTATCTTCAGCAATTCCGCAGCGAGGGGATTTTTTACGAGCACGCGACGAATCGGATTCTGGATGACCTCGTGGCCGTGCTTCAACCGCGCTCGATAACGCTCGTTGCCGCCTTCACGCCGCGTGGCGGGATCACGACGACAGTGACCGCACGGCACGAGGCCAAGTGAAATGGTAGGGCACGCTGTGCGTGCCGGCATCGGCGCGTCATGTATCCGGCGCGGCACGCGCAGCGTGCC harbors:
- the queF gene encoding preQ(1) synthase, whose protein sequence is MPAEFRAALETFENQYPGRDYTIEIVCPEFTSVCPKTGQPDFGTLTIHYVPAARCVELKSLKLYLQQFRSEGIFYEHATNRILDDLVAVLQPRSITLVAAFTPRGGITTTVTARHEAK